Proteins encoded together in one Lathyrus oleraceus cultivar Zhongwan6 chromosome 5, CAAS_Psat_ZW6_1.0, whole genome shotgun sequence window:
- the LOC127085215 gene encoding transcription repressor OFP7-like has translation MSKRFKMKFTIPSLQMCRSNDLSSFPGNPVPAIYRLSPVNSKAHDIGYPNISPSSSPEHQCKVSSKINKVKSKGRKSTSSIPSKKSEFLIDKMNEEESETLISCLSRLSNDDTAIDDKTENKDLISRNRRRINGVKKVERVRFQSTIENRRGVERKVMSRMEEKVKESFAVVKKSKDPYEDFKKSMMEMIEEMEMSEAKDLEQLLQCFLALNSRDYHGVIVRAFMEIWQQMFVWNPKSSRNIQTNVQSTDLEK, from the coding sequence ATGTCTAAACGCTTCAAGATGAAATTCACAATCCCTTCTCTTCAAATGTGTCGCTCCAATGACCTTTCCTCCTTCCCCGGAAATCCAGTCCCCGCCATATACCGCCTTTCTCCGGTGAATTCCAAAGCACATGACATAGGATATCCAAACATCTCTCCGTCATCTTCACCGGAACACCAATGCAAGGTGTCCTCAAAGATCAATAAAGTGAAATCCAAAGGCCGAAAAAGTACCTCTAGTATTCCCTCTAAAAAGAGTGAGTTTCTCATTGATAAAATGAATGAAGAAGAAAGTGAAACTTTGATTTCTTGCTTGTCAAGACTCTCCAACGACGATACCGCGATCGATGATAAAACGGAGAATAAAGATTTAATCAGCAGGAATAGAAGGAGGATAAATGGTGTAAAGAAGGTTGAAAGAGTGAGGTTTCAAAGTACTATAGAGAATCGAAGAGGAGTAGAAAGAAAAGTTATGAGTAGAATGGAAGAGAAGGTGAAAGAGAGTTTTGCTGTGGTGAAAAAGTCAAAGGATCCTTATGAAGACTTCAAGAAATCAATGATGGAGATGATAGAAGAGATGGAGATGTCAGAAGCTAAGGATTTGGAGCAATTATTGCAGTGTTTTTTGGCTTTGAATTCTAGGGATTATCATGGTGTAATTGTGAGAGCTTTCATGGAGATTTGGCAACAAATGTTTGTTTGGAACCCTAAGTCAAGTAGAAATATTCAAACAAATGTTCAAAGTACGGATTTAGAAAAGTAG